From one Candidatus Marinarcus aquaticus genomic stretch:
- a CDS encoding YigZ family protein: MKFVQKEFSSVFEEKKSKFIAHLFPYVMFDDVMQRLKTEHPKARHHVYAYRYLNEFEQIVENSSDDGEPKGTSGKPSLNVLAGQELINTGVIIVRYFGGIKLGTGGLVRAYSDAVNAVINESELYMYEKKEEALLQMDYSMLSQIEYLLNQLEIEVIHKVFEQDVTLTLSATEEKLEQLQKELPLNVKFK; the protein is encoded by the coding sequence TTGAAATTTGTTCAAAAAGAGTTTAGTTCAGTTTTTGAAGAGAAGAAGTCCAAATTCATTGCACATCTGTTTCCGTATGTGATGTTTGATGACGTGATGCAACGATTAAAAACAGAACACCCCAAAGCCAGACATCATGTCTATGCCTACCGATATCTTAATGAGTTTGAACAAATTGTTGAAAACAGCAGTGATGATGGTGAACCAAAAGGCACCAGTGGAAAACCAAGTCTGAATGTGCTTGCAGGACAAGAGCTGATTAACACAGGTGTCATAATTGTGCGATATTTTGGTGGAATAAAACTTGGAACAGGTGGACTTGTACGCGCTTACAGTGATGCAGTCAATGCCGTCATTAATGAGAGTGAACTTTATATGTATGAAAAAAAAGAAGAAGCATTGCTTCAAATGGATTACAGTATGCTTTCACAAATAGAGTATCTTCTTAACCAACTTGAAATTGAGGTTATTCATAAAGTTTTTGAACAAGATGTGACGCTCACACTTTCGGCCACTGAAGAAAAATTGGAACAATTACAAAAAGAATTGCCATTAAATGTCAAATTTAAGTGA
- a CDS encoding type II secretion system protein GspD produces the protein MNLRKSALSFLLMIQTLLYSSPSEKIKINFTDLSIQELIHITSKQIDKNILIIDSVQGNVDFVSNQQLNPSELFNLLKMVLESKGYAIKLDKGIYKVIQKQTKNNHKKSVEIISLNNADVETVFPVLEELLQHRFKNKQLFVSKDNSSNALVLLGLQEDIALAKEIITELDHEKYQVYVEAKIVEQSELKTKSLGLKYGLSGLDVSGNTIFSLGANLGGVSNAVNESIFSLFSFETKTLQSAISLGATLNFLNENQVIDIVSQPSILCMNNKESIIYVGETKSFQTGSTTTDGGTTNNSFQREDIGLTLKIKPRVSNEQKVVLDIQAIQEDAKELQQGQVNPDTTKKEVKTTAIVSNGESVILGGLIKNKQTQVNTEVPILSDIPLLGNLFKDTKNAKDRINLVVILTPYIVPSSKNLTQVTQELSSLKALQKKFAKKLEENLQEEKTTTAVNSVKVHQQHLQQLGLAYE, from the coding sequence ATGAATTTGAGGAAGTCCGCGCTCTCTTTTCTTCTGATGATTCAAACACTCCTTTACTCTTCTCCTTCTGAAAAAATTAAAATCAATTTCACTGACTTAAGCATACAAGAACTCATTCATATCACCTCCAAACAAATAGATAAAAACATATTGATAATTGACTCTGTCCAAGGCAACGTAGATTTTGTTTCCAACCAACAATTGAACCCTTCTGAACTTTTTAATCTATTAAAAATGGTATTGGAATCAAAAGGTTATGCCATAAAATTGGATAAGGGTATTTATAAGGTCATTCAAAAACAAACAAAGAACAATCATAAGAAAAGTGTTGAAATTATCAGTTTAAATAATGCCGATGTAGAAACGGTATTTCCCGTACTTGAAGAACTGCTCCAACATCGATTTAAAAACAAACAACTTTTTGTATCAAAAGATAACAGCAGTAATGCGCTTGTTCTCTTAGGACTTCAAGAAGATATTGCATTAGCTAAAGAGATTATCACGGAATTAGACCATGAAAAGTACCAAGTCTATGTGGAAGCAAAAATTGTGGAACAAAGTGAACTTAAAACAAAAAGTTTAGGTTTAAAGTATGGATTGAGTGGTTTGGATGTTTCAGGCAATACCATTTTCTCTTTGGGTGCCAATTTAGGTGGCGTAAGCAATGCGGTTAATGAGAGTATTTTTTCACTTTTTTCCTTTGAAACCAAGACATTGCAATCTGCTATTTCTTTGGGTGCAACGTTGAACTTTTTAAATGAGAACCAAGTCATTGATATTGTTTCTCAACCCTCCATTTTATGTATGAATAATAAAGAATCGATTATTTATGTAGGGGAGACAAAATCGTTTCAAACGGGTTCAACCACAACCGATGGGGGTACGACCAATAACAGTTTTCAAAGAGAAGACATTGGACTGACTCTGAAAATCAAACCTCGTGTCTCTAATGAACAAAAAGTAGTTTTAGATATACAAGCCATACAAGAAGATGCAAAAGAGCTGCAACAAGGACAAGTCAATCCTGATACCACTAAAAAAGAGGTGAAAACCACGGCCATTGTATCCAATGGAGAGAGTGTTATATTGGGTGGTTTGATAAAAAATAAACAGACGCAAGTCAATACAGAAGTTCCCATTTTATCAGATATCCCACTGTTAGGAAACCTTTTTAAAGACACTAAAAATGCCAAAGATCGTATCAATTTAGTGGTGATATTAACTCCATATATTGTGCCCAGTTCAAAGAATTTAACGCAAGTCACACAAGAGTTGAGCAGTTTAAAAGCACTTCAAAAAAAGTTTGCAAAAAAATTAGAAGAGAACTTACAAGAAGAGAAGACAACAACGGCTGTAAACTCTGTAAAAGTGCATCAACAACATTTACAGCAGTTGGGTTTAGCTTATGAGTAA
- a CDS encoding HNH endonuclease, producing MLLPLYIYVKKRKKSLFEKSDLEHFKHEVEIYFSNRHPMVPLDYSIFKTSKEQATSDNMEEVMVIEDLVSQFIHMPYSLKTQPSVGKELLWATYEENSFVKKDKIPKDLSQRKELVYRRDLQTCKRCGQKLKPTDAYLGMIKKIEDGGTYHLENLVTFCVDCNRIVKADEPAKLASSLKIYDDLIHLSNRYS from the coding sequence ATGCTATTGCCGCTTTATATTTATGTTAAAAAAAGAAAAAAAAGCCTCTTTGAAAAATCAGATTTAGAGCACTTTAAACACGAAGTAGAAATCTATTTTTCCAACCGACATCCAATGGTTCCACTGGATTATTCTATTTTTAAAACCAGTAAAGAACAAGCAACCAGTGATAATATGGAAGAGGTGATGGTCATAGAGGATTTAGTCTCACAATTTATTCATATGCCTTATAGTTTAAAGACTCAGCCCTCAGTAGGGAAAGAATTACTTTGGGCAACGTACGAAGAGAACTCCTTTGTCAAAAAAGACAAAATCCCCAAAGATCTTTCTCAACGAAAAGAGTTGGTTTACAGAAGAGATTTACAAACGTGTAAACGGTGTGGGCAAAAACTCAAACCAACCGATGCTTACTTAGGAATGATCAAAAAGATAGAGGATGGTGGCACGTATCATTTAGAAAATCTGGTTACATTTTGTGTAGATTGCAACCGTATTGTTAAAGCAGATGAACCCGCAAAACTGGCATCCTCTTTGAAAATCTATGACGATTTAATCCATCTATCAAATCGTTACTCATAA
- a CDS encoding DUF5644 domain-containing protein — translation MKLEISLFKFDAQSDYLPYYTKHFVKIKEERTLLDVLKTIHKDEAFGFNPHIDFGVVLNGLYTTLDIELETIKKEFGVELQIEPVSIKRVYKDLLINEDDFNEKFKLLEAFTTQADKALYDSYKLYYYASNTLNVNEEYIGDAIILLAYDLIQKQPENKMAILEVLNSKEKGIAFHTSLKNRVFNLPEEIENSIIALQKELNVVSEASVQLLKKGSKNIDFDKPCGTSIIKHTFKEFNIAYYTGNKGCEKTHNLLHALDANYLQLQSMNNDIAKEVFHLNEDFTYKLAAEVILDAFDNGADFMVVDNEDDFYLFDGKRNELQRVSGREVNLPVIHSNELSKLVCGLHDEAQKTLAQHSINPQLI, via the coding sequence ATGAAATTAGAAATATCACTCTTTAAATTTGATGCTCAATCGGACTACTTACCCTACTATACAAAACATTTTGTAAAAATTAAAGAGGAACGCACACTTTTAGATGTTCTTAAAACCATCCACAAAGATGAAGCGTTTGGGTTCAATCCACACATCGATTTTGGTGTGGTTTTAAATGGACTTTATACCACTTTGGATATCGAACTTGAAACCATTAAAAAAGAGTTTGGAGTAGAGCTTCAAATTGAACCTGTGAGCATAAAACGCGTTTATAAAGACCTACTTATCAATGAAGATGACTTCAACGAAAAATTCAAACTGCTTGAAGCCTTTACAACACAAGCAGACAAAGCACTCTATGACTCTTATAAACTCTACTATTATGCGTCAAATACATTGAATGTCAATGAAGAGTATATCGGCGATGCAATTATATTATTGGCGTATGATCTGATCCAAAAACAGCCAGAAAACAAAATGGCTATTTTAGAAGTTCTCAATTCTAAAGAAAAGGGCATCGCATTTCACACTTCACTGAAAAACAGAGTTTTTAATCTTCCTGAAGAGATTGAAAATAGTATTATTGCCCTTCAAAAAGAGTTGAATGTTGTCTCTGAAGCATCGGTACAACTATTGAAAAAAGGTTCAAAAAACATTGACTTTGATAAACCATGTGGTACATCCATCATTAAACACACCTTTAAAGAGTTTAATATTGCATATTACACCGGAAACAAAGGGTGTGAAAAGACACACAACCTTTTACATGCTTTGGATGCAAACTATTTACAACTGCAAAGCATGAACAATGACATTGCAAAAGAGGTGTTTCATCTCAATGAAGATTTTACCTATAAGCTTGCTGCGGAAGTCATCTTAGATGCCTTTGACAACGGTGCAGACTTTATGGTTGTGGACAATGAAGATGACTTCTATTTATTTGATGGAAAAAGAAACGAACTGCAACGTGTCAGTGGAAGAGAGGTCAATCTTCCCGTCATTCACAGCAATGAGTTATCAAAACTGGTATGTGGACTTCATGATGAAGCACAAAAAACACTCGCCCAACACAGCATTAATCCTCAACTGATCTGA
- the murA gene encoding UDP-N-acetylglucosamine 1-carboxyvinyltransferase, which produces MKYLQILGQKKLAGEVSISGAKNAALPLLASTILAKNSVEICNLPNVVDINTLLKLLEMLGSSFSKIDNNCITINTLNINETKATYDIVKTMRASILVLGPLLARFGHCEVSLPGGCAIGQRPVDLHLKALEQMGAIIEIKAGYILATAPKGLKGSTIVFDKITVTGTENIIMAAALAHGTTKIINAAKEPEVVQLCEVLRDAGLNIKGIGTNEIEIEGTAQELLEFKDFGIIADRIEAGTYLCAGAIANSKITLNNVIPMHLDAVLSKLEEMGFGIEKTDTTITLLPAKSIKPVKLTTTEYPGFPTDMQAQFMALATQANGVSIIDENLFENRYMHVNELLRMGADITLKGHTATITGTPNALTGTDVMATDLRASSALVLAALVAKGTTNIHRIYHLDRGYENLEEKLTALGADVKRFNE; this is translated from the coding sequence ATGAAATATTTACAAATTTTAGGACAAAAAAAACTTGCTGGAGAAGTGAGCATTTCAGGAGCAAAAAATGCTGCACTGCCACTTTTAGCCTCAACCATCTTAGCAAAAAATAGTGTAGAAATCTGCAACTTACCCAATGTTGTGGATATCAATACCCTGTTAAAACTGCTTGAGATGTTAGGAAGCAGTTTTTCTAAAATTGATAACAACTGTATTACGATTAATACACTCAACATCAATGAAACAAAAGCCACCTATGACATCGTCAAAACCATGCGAGCTTCGATTTTAGTTTTAGGACCACTGCTGGCACGATTTGGACATTGTGAAGTGTCACTGCCGGGAGGATGCGCGATTGGTCAAAGACCTGTTGATTTACACTTAAAAGCTTTAGAGCAAATGGGTGCCATCATTGAGATTAAAGCGGGATATATTCTTGCAACTGCACCCAAGGGATTAAAAGGTTCTACGATTGTTTTTGATAAAATCACCGTAACGGGAACAGAGAATATCATTATGGCAGCAGCCTTAGCTCATGGTACCACTAAAATCATCAATGCGGCTAAAGAGCCTGAAGTGGTACAACTGTGTGAAGTCTTAAGAGATGCTGGATTAAACATCAAAGGCATTGGTACCAATGAAATTGAGATTGAAGGAACCGCACAAGAGCTATTAGAGTTCAAAGATTTTGGCATCATTGCTGATAGAATTGAAGCAGGAACTTACCTTTGTGCAGGCGCCATTGCAAACAGTAAAATCACTTTGAATAATGTCATACCCATGCACTTAGATGCTGTGTTATCTAAACTTGAAGAGATGGGATTTGGTATTGAAAAAACAGATACAACCATTACCTTACTACCTGCAAAAAGCATCAAACCAGTGAAACTGACAACCACAGAGTACCCAGGCTTTCCTACAGATATGCAAGCACAGTTCATGGCACTTGCAACACAAGCCAATGGGGTGAGTATCATTGATGAAAATCTGTTTGAAAACAGATACATGCACGTGAACGAACTTCTTAGAATGGGAGCAGATATTACACTCAAAGGGCATACAGCAACCATCACTGGAACGCCAAATGCATTGACAGGAACGGATGTCATGGCAACTGATTTACGAGCAAGTTCAGCATTGGTACTGGCTGCACTTGTTGCCAAAGGGACAACCAATATTCATCGAATCTATCATCTTGACAGAGGCTATGAAAATTTAGAAGAAAAACTCACTGCACTTGGAGCAGATGTCAAACGTTTCAACGAGTAG
- a CDS encoding mechanosensitive ion channel family protein codes for MSFLNDPQYQLPIALIIFIFFLLARKLFRIIIFTFISKLVTKTKTTFDDELLHAVEKPTHFLFIVIGLQVALGFIEIPEDLQAFVGHTIKSLFGFTIFWAIYNMLNPLSNVLHKITAKFGKELSDDITNFIIKSLKFVVISIGFAAIMNEWGYNISGFLASLGLVGMALALAAKDTAANLFGSLVIFSDRPFKIGDWIYTPDVEGIVERIGIRSTKIRTFAQALVTVPNAVLANSAILNWSAMGKRRIKMQLGLTYSTTALQMQTIVEELREMLLNHKEIHQETIHIYFTDFNDSSLGIFCYFFTNTINWGEYMKVREDVNLKVMQLVEKNGASFAFPSRSIYIETDNENSNTNQLI; via the coding sequence ATGTCATTTTTAAATGACCCACAATATCAATTGCCCATTGCACTTATTATTTTTATATTCTTCTTGCTTGCACGAAAACTGTTTCGAATCATTATATTTACATTTATAAGCAAACTCGTTACAAAAACAAAAACAACGTTTGACGACGAACTGCTACATGCAGTTGAAAAACCAACACACTTTCTTTTTATTGTTATTGGTTTACAGGTGGCTTTAGGATTTATTGAAATTCCAGAAGATCTGCAAGCATTTGTCGGTCACACCATAAAATCCCTCTTTGGATTTACTATTTTTTGGGCGATTTATAACATGCTCAATCCACTTTCAAATGTGTTGCATAAAATCACCGCTAAGTTCGGTAAAGAGTTAAGCGATGATATTACAAACTTCATAATAAAGAGTTTAAAATTTGTCGTTATTTCCATCGGGTTTGCTGCCATTATGAATGAGTGGGGATACAACATCAGTGGCTTCTTAGCGTCACTTGGTTTAGTGGGTATGGCACTGGCACTGGCTGCCAAAGATACCGCAGCCAACCTCTTTGGTTCACTGGTTATTTTCTCAGATCGACCCTTTAAAATTGGGGATTGGATTTACACTCCCGATGTGGAAGGTATTGTTGAGCGTATTGGTATTCGTTCAACCAAAATACGAACCTTTGCACAAGCCTTGGTCACCGTACCCAATGCCGTTTTAGCCAACAGTGCCATTTTAAATTGGTCAGCCATGGGAAAACGTCGTATTAAGATGCAATTGGGTTTGACCTACTCTACAACGGCCTTACAGATGCAAACCATTGTGGAAGAGTTACGGGAAATGCTCTTAAATCATAAAGAGATTCATCAAGAGACCATTCACATCTACTTTACAGATTTCAATGACTCTTCACTGGGTATTTTTTGCTACTTCTTTACCAATACAATTAATTGGGGAGAGTACATGAAAGTAAGAGAAGATGTCAACTTAAAAGTGATGCAACTTGTAGAGAAAAATGGCGCTTCATTTGCGTTTCCAAGTCGTTCAATCTATATTGAAACCGACAATGAAAACAGCAACACCAATCAATTAATTTAA
- a CDS encoding DMT family transporter, translating to MTNETKQGIQYMLIASLLFAFMGAFAKELSDNMSSVEVVFFRNVFGVVLIALSVYKRPLQQTGGKFWLLVFRGLAGFTALLMFFYNISQISLAEAMTFSKTSPIFTAIFAYIFVKERISFKGWVGILIGFIGILFITKFDGSNLDKTDWLGILCGVGAGLAYTSIRELRNYYENRAIVLSFMTIGTIGPVFLMILAEFYTTTTFDFVIAPFAMPQTSDILLIIALGLFSTFAQIYMTKAYSSAKAGIIGTISYSNIVFSIILGLFLGDAWPDIWIFLGIMLIVYSGYLVSKVKA from the coding sequence ATGACGAACGAGACAAAACAGGGAATACAGTACATGTTGATAGCTTCGCTGTTATTTGCTTTTATGGGTGCTTTTGCAAAAGAGTTGAGTGACAATATGAGCTCTGTTGAAGTGGTTTTTTTTCGAAATGTGTTTGGTGTTGTGTTAATTGCACTGTCTGTGTATAAACGACCTTTGCAACAAACGGGTGGGAAGTTTTGGCTTTTAGTGTTCAGAGGTTTAGCAGGTTTTACAGCTTTATTGATGTTTTTTTATAATATTTCACAAATTTCTTTAGCTGAAGCGATGACTTTTTCTAAAACGTCTCCTATTTTTACAGCAATATTTGCATACATTTTTGTCAAAGAGAGAATCTCGTTTAAGGGTTGGGTTGGAATTTTAATTGGTTTTATTGGGATTTTATTTATCACCAAGTTTGATGGCAGCAATTTAGATAAAACAGACTGGTTGGGGATTTTATGTGGTGTGGGCGCTGGGTTGGCTTATACTTCAATTCGTGAGCTTAGAAACTATTATGAGAACAGAGCCATTGTGTTATCTTTTATGACCATTGGTACGATAGGCCCTGTTTTTCTAATGATTTTGGCAGAATTTTATACAACTACTACGTTTGATTTTGTGATTGCCCCTTTTGCCATGCCTCAAACTTCGGACATACTTTTAATCATCGCATTGGGTCTGTTCTCAACGTTTGCACAAATTTATATGACCAAAGCTTATAGCAGTGCCAAAGCAGGTATTATAGGAACCATCAGCTATTCCAATATTGTCTTTTCAATTATTTTGGGGCTTTTTTTAGGGGATGCTTGGCCTGACATTTGGATATTTTTAGGTATAATGCTCATAGTTTACAGTGGCTATTTGGTCAGTAAAGTAAAAGCTTAG
- a CDS encoding DUF6394 family protein yields the protein MNLDKVISGFFIILAMTINFGFFYGDIDSLETHSKYELFAAIIINLIATTLKLGDKTQMGSVLLATSLVADIQLIAAAIIWGVAAYAYTIDREIASIIISLSGGALLANITSVALYVGETIKSKR from the coding sequence ATGAATTTAGACAAAGTAATTTCTGGATTTTTTATCATTTTAGCGATGACAATTAACTTTGGGTTTTTCTATGGAGATATTGATTCATTAGAGACGCACAGTAAGTATGAGCTCTTTGCAGCAATTATCATTAACCTTATTGCGACCACTTTGAAACTGGGTGATAAAACACAAATGGGTTCAGTGCTTTTAGCAACTTCACTGGTTGCAGATATTCAACTGATTGCAGCAGCCATTATTTGGGGAGTAGCAGCGTATGCCTATACAATTGACAGAGAGATTGCATCAATTATTATTTCGTTAAGTGGTGGAGCACTGTTGGCCAATATCACTTCTGTTGCATTGTATGTGGGTGAAACCATTAAGTCTAAACGATAG
- a CDS encoding potassium channel family protein yields the protein MIVQNSSLWIVFHKMRMPFIVIILTYTISITGLLIIEGVDSNGNPYHMSIFDAFYFITYTATTIGFGETPYEFTYAQRLWVSFCVYLTVIGWFYGVGALISLLQNKMFLHEISRVRFKRQVKAIRKKYIILLGYNYITSEIIKRLLDADIRAVVIEKDEERVNSLILESYTPTVPVLLDNVHSPKSLEAAGISRLNCKAVVSLFNNDALNLRIGIVSKLLNKNITLAVKATHPKSVNNLNDINAEIIVNPFVTIANELKMAIQSPHLLKLEKWLYQIDTLDAHMPKLPIGRYIVCGFGRMGQSIYRTLKDEKEVDLFFIERNKKKLDGLSERELQNFIVADADDKEVLEQAGVKEAVAIVAFTNNDTVNISILATARKLNSSILTLAREDEMDDVSIFSNAQMNYLFMPSKIIINKITNALINPLADQFARCIMEKDEAWAMHLVKDLLQKIDNAPLLYEMTINEQEAPEVINFLEKSELMLSIFQVSLHNRHQHNNVIPLLLLRSDDTIVLPHWNMPIRQDDKILFACDAYAQNDIEYIAQNPYEFYYALTGEEKTIFKQRLFK from the coding sequence ATGATTGTGCAAAACAGTTCACTTTGGATCGTCTTTCACAAGATGAGGATGCCCTTTATTGTCATCATCTTAACCTACACCATTTCAATTACAGGTTTGCTGATTATTGAGGGTGTAGACAGCAATGGCAATCCATACCACATGAGTATCTTTGATGCGTTTTATTTTATTACGTATACAGCTACTACCATTGGATTTGGAGAAACACCTTATGAGTTTACTTATGCTCAAAGGCTGTGGGTCTCATTTTGTGTCTATTTGACCGTAATTGGTTGGTTTTATGGTGTGGGAGCATTAATCAGTCTGTTGCAAAATAAGATGTTTTTGCATGAAATTTCAAGGGTGAGATTTAAACGACAAGTCAAAGCCATACGTAAAAAGTATATCATCCTTTTAGGCTACAACTACATCACCAGTGAAATCATCAAACGACTGCTTGATGCAGATATTCGAGCCGTGGTGATTGAAAAAGATGAAGAGAGAGTTAATTCACTTATTTTAGAGAGTTATACGCCAACAGTCCCAGTGTTATTGGATAACGTACACTCTCCAAAATCGCTTGAAGCTGCGGGGATTTCACGCCTAAATTGTAAAGCGGTGGTTTCATTGTTTAACAATGATGCACTGAATTTACGGATAGGAATTGTCTCTAAGCTTTTAAATAAGAACATCACTTTAGCAGTTAAAGCTACTCACCCTAAAAGTGTGAATAATTTAAACGATATCAATGCAGAAATCATTGTCAATCCTTTTGTTACGATTGCCAATGAGTTAAAAATGGCGATACAATCGCCGCATTTACTCAAACTTGAAAAGTGGTTGTACCAAATTGATACATTGGATGCGCATATGCCAAAACTGCCAATTGGGCGATATATTGTATGTGGTTTTGGACGAATGGGACAGAGCATTTATCGTACCCTTAAAGATGAAAAAGAGGTGGATCTTTTCTTTATTGAAAGAAACAAAAAAAAGCTTGATGGTTTGAGTGAACGAGAGCTTCAAAATTTTATCGTGGCGGATGCAGATGATAAAGAGGTATTAGAACAAGCAGGAGTAAAAGAAGCGGTTGCTATTGTGGCATTTACCAATAATGACACGGTCAATATCTCTATTTTAGCAACTGCACGAAAACTCAACAGCAGTATTTTAACGCTTGCAAGAGAAGATGAGATGGATGATGTCTCGATTTTTAGCAATGCTCAAATGAATTATCTGTTTATGCCATCAAAAATCATCATCAATAAAATCACCAATGCGTTGATCAACCCATTGGCGGATCAGTTTGCTCGATGCATCATGGAAAAAGATGAAGCTTGGGCGATGCATTTGGTCAAAGATTTATTGCAAAAAATTGATAATGCACCGCTTTTATACGAGATGACTATCAATGAACAAGAAGCACCTGAGGTGATTAACTTTTTAGAAAAAAGCGAATTGATGTTAAGCATTTTTCAAGTTTCACTGCATAATCGTCATCAACATAACAATGTCATTCCGTTGTTGCTTCTTAGAAGTGATGATACGATTGTCCTGCCTCATTGGAATATGCCCATACGGCAAGATGACAAAATTTTGTTTGCATGCGATGCGTATGCACAAAATGACATTGAGTATATTGCTCAAAACCCTTATGAGTTCTACTATGCACTCACGGGGGAAGAAAAAACAATTTTTAAACAAAGGTTATTTAAATGA
- the kdsA gene encoding 3-deoxy-8-phosphooctulonate synthase, translated as MIILTGPCVLEDRETVFDIAKKLQPLSEDKRVEFYFKASFDKANRTSLSSYRGPGLEEGLRIFEEVKKEFGYKVVTDIHESHQAAMAAEVVDIVQIPAFLCRQTDLLVAAAKTGAKVNIKKGQFLAADAMKHPVEKVLQTRGFDEVNYQNSKEAGVWLCERGNTFGYGALVVDMRNLLLMREYAPVIFDATHSVQIPSTGGTTGGNSAFVPYMAKAAAAVGVDGFFFETHTDPSVAKSDGPNMLQVDELYKTVNDIFAIKEALGN; from the coding sequence ATGATTATATTAACAGGTCCATGTGTTTTAGAAGACAGAGAGACGGTCTTTGACATTGCAAAAAAATTGCAACCACTCAGTGAAGATAAGCGAGTGGAATTCTATTTTAAAGCCTCTTTTGATAAAGCCAATCGAACCAGTTTAAGTTCATACCGTGGGCCCGGTTTAGAAGAGGGCTTACGAATTTTTGAAGAGGTGAAAAAAGAGTTTGGATATAAAGTCGTTACAGACATTCATGAATCACATCAAGCAGCGATGGCCGCTGAGGTTGTGGATATTGTTCAAATTCCAGCGTTCTTGTGCCGACAAACAGATTTACTTGTAGCTGCAGCTAAAACGGGGGCTAAAGTCAATATTAAAAAAGGGCAGTTTCTAGCAGCAGATGCGATGAAACATCCCGTAGAGAAAGTGTTACAAACTCGAGGCTTTGATGAGGTCAATTACCAAAACTCAAAAGAGGCAGGGGTGTGGTTGTGCGAACGAGGAAACACCTTTGGATACGGAGCCTTAGTTGTAGATATGAGAAACTTACTTCTTATGAGAGAGTATGCACCTGTGATATTTGATGCCACTCACTCTGTTCAAATACCAAGTACGGGTGGAACAACAGGAGGGAATTCAGCTTTTGTTCCATACATGGCAAAAGCAGCTGCCGCAGTGGGTGTGGATGGTTTCTTCTTTGAAACACACACCGACCCAAGTGTGGCAAAAAGTGATGGTCCTAACATGCTGCAAGTGGATGAACTGTATAAAACAGTGAATGATATTTTTGCAATTAAAGAGGCATTAGGCAATTAA
- the ribH gene encoding 6,7-dimethyl-8-ribityllumazine synthase, producing MKTIEGKLRLNGNEKIAVINGRFNHIITDRLVEGAKDAFLRHGGNEENLDLILVPGAFEIPFALEKALATGKYDAVCCVGAVIRGATPHFDYISAEATKGIATVALKYGKPVSNGVLTTDTIEQAIERAGSKVGNKGAEAMVTIIEMLDLYSEMGK from the coding sequence ATGAAGACAATTGAAGGTAAATTAAGACTCAATGGAAATGAAAAAATCGCTGTCATTAATGGACGATTTAACCATATTATTACTGACAGATTGGTTGAAGGTGCTAAAGATGCATTCTTACGACACGGTGGTAATGAAGAAAATTTAGATTTGATTTTAGTTCCAGGTGCATTTGAGATCCCTTTTGCACTTGAAAAAGCCTTGGCAACAGGTAAATATGACGCTGTTTGTTGTGTTGGTGCTGTGATTCGAGGTGCAACTCCACACTTTGATTATATCTCTGCAGAAGCCACAAAAGGGATTGCAACAGTGGCACTAAAATATGGTAAACCTGTATCAAACGGGGTATTAACTACGGATACAATCGAGCAAGCAATCGAGCGAGCTGGAAGCAAAGTAGGAAACAAAGGTGCAGAAGCGATGGTAACAATTATTGAGATGCTGGATTTATACAGCGAAATGGGGAAATAA
- the nusB gene encoding transcription antitermination factor NusB, whose translation MATRAQARESVIGLLYAYDLGNEGIASFVDDILEDRKIRNKQKEFALRLFNGVIEHIEEIDTEITLHLDKRGLEDIGSVERSILRLATYEIKFESLDKPIIINEAIELAKRLAGDNAPKFINGLLDKVNK comes from the coding sequence TTGGCAACAAGAGCACAAGCCCGAGAGTCAGTAATTGGTCTTTTATACGCCTATGATTTAGGGAATGAAGGCATTGCAAGTTTTGTGGATGATATTTTAGAAGACAGAAAAATCAGAAACAAACAAAAAGAGTTTGCACTTCGACTTTTTAATGGAGTGATTGAACACATTGAAGAAATCGATACGGAAATCACATTGCATTTAGACAAACGGGGTTTAGAAGATATTGGTTCAGTGGAGCGGTCAATTTTACGATTGGCAACGTATGAGATTAAGTTTGAAAGTTTAGACAAACCTATTATCATCAACGAAGCAATTGAACTTGCAAAAAGACTTGCAGGGGACAATGCACCTAAGTTTATCAATGGATTACTTGACAAGGTCAATAAGTGA